A section of the Humulus lupulus chromosome 2, drHumLupu1.1, whole genome shotgun sequence genome encodes:
- the LOC133819530 gene encoding uncharacterized protein LOC133819530, whose amino-acid sequence MTFHKWLLGTIGNKYPRECFSGTHDAAWFLKLHTPRTWLSDSHLDAAFHLMRRRLEFYPNVYPQKCVVMPTIFPESLKGRWDAFPGSDYSRFSWDDSILDLVRGDAVQFLPSWQNKEFIYFALFLKDQMHWVAVEADLNGWMLNIFDSSIGSISENDLISLMVDWCTIFPSVLRQSGLFENHDVILAPQLTASESQVRPFDWKLIPREFVPQTKSR is encoded by the exons atgacctttcacaagtggttgcttggcaccattgggaataaatatccgagggaatgcttctcagggacacacgatgctgcttggttcctgaaactgcatactccgaggacatggctttctgactct catttagatgcagcatttcatctcatgaggaggcgtctagaattttatcctaacgtgtaccctcagaaatgtgttgttatgcctacaatttttcccgaatcattgaagggtcggtgggacgcttttccaggttctgactactctagatttagttgggatgacagtatattggacctggttaggggtgatgcagtccagttcttaccgagttggcagaacaaggagttcatttattttgccctcttcttgaaagaccaaatgcattgggtagctgtagaggcagacctgaatgggtggatgctcaacatctttgactccagtattggatcaatttccgaaaacgatttgatcagcttgatggttgactggtgtaccattttcccgtcggtcttgcgacagtccggtttatttgagaaccatgacgttatactcgcgcctcagttgacagcatcagagagtcaggtcagacccttcgattggaaactcattccacgtgaattcgtaccgcaaacaaaatccaggtga